One segment of Streptomyces sp. NA02950 DNA contains the following:
- a CDS encoding TetR/AcrR family transcriptional regulator, with translation MSTHAPAPTRREQILKEAARLFAERGFHGVGVDEIGAAVGISGPGLYRHFAGKEAMLAELLVGISGRLLTGGKKRAAEAEGGGLSPAQVLDSLIEGHIDFALDDRPLIILHDRELDRLRDTDRKLVRSLQRQYVELWVEVVRTVYPGLAEADARACVHAVFGLLNSTPHLGRPGALPGRAATAALLHRLALGAFAAARATDGASGQGGQGR, from the coding sequence ATGAGCACGCACGCCCCCGCCCCGACCCGCCGTGAACAGATCCTCAAGGAGGCCGCGCGGCTCTTCGCCGAGCGCGGCTTCCACGGCGTCGGTGTCGACGAGATAGGCGCGGCCGTCGGCATCAGCGGCCCCGGCCTCTACCGCCACTTCGCAGGCAAGGAGGCGATGCTCGCCGAGCTGCTGGTGGGCATCAGCGGCCGGCTGCTGACCGGCGGGAAGAAGCGCGCCGCCGAGGCCGAGGGCGGCGGTCTGAGCCCGGCCCAGGTGCTGGACTCGCTCATCGAGGGACATATCGACTTCGCGCTCGACGACCGGCCGCTGATCATCCTCCACGACCGCGAGCTCGACCGGCTCCGGGACACCGACCGCAAGCTGGTGCGCTCGCTCCAGCGGCAGTACGTGGAGCTGTGGGTCGAGGTGGTGCGCACGGTCTACCCCGGGCTCGCCGAGGCCGATGCCCGCGCCTGTGTGCACGCCGTCTTCGGGCTGCTCAACTCCACCCCGCACCTCGGCCGCCCCGGCGCCCTCCCGGGGCGCGCGGCCACCGCCGCCCTGCTGCACCGGCTGGCACTGGGAGCCTTCGCCGCCGCCCGTGCCACGGACGGCGCCTCCGGACAGGGTGGACAGGGTCGCTAA